A window of Macrotis lagotis isolate mMagLag1 chromosome X, bilby.v1.9.chrom.fasta, whole genome shotgun sequence contains these coding sequences:
- the NXNL1 gene encoding nucleoredoxin-like protein 1 isoform X1 yields the protein MSSLFTGKVLIRNNSEGDEVDTEQELSLRLDNRVLLLYFGAGGCPRCQAFAPILKDFFVKLTDEFYVDRASQIALVYISQDQTEEQQDTFLKDMPKKWLFLPFQDELKRDLGQMFAVDHIPTVIVLKPSGEMVTRDAVEEIGRLGPACFWNWQEASEVIDRNFLVAEDFDDLAPRSFTDPIRRLKYKIEKATSRKPSQEGEVEEETGDREMF from the exons ATGTCCTCTCTCTTCACTGGAAAAGTTCTGATAAGGAACAACAGTGAGGGGGATGAGGTGGACACAGAGCAGGAGCTAAGCCTCAGGCTGGACAACAGGGTGCTACTGCTATATTTTGGGGCTGGGGGGTGCCCTCGATGCCAGGCCTTTGCCCCTATCCTCAAAGATTTCTTTGTGAAGCTCACGGATGAGTTCTATGTGGACAGGGCCTCACAGATTGCACTGGTATACATCTCCCAGGACCAGACTGAAGAGCAACAGGACACATTCCTCAAGGATATGCCCAAGAAGTGGTTGTTCCTGCCATTCCAGGATGAACTGAAAAG GGATCTTGGGCAGATGTTTGCTGTAGACCACATCCCCACGGTAATTGTGCTGAAACCTAGTGGCGAGATGGTCACCAGGGATGCTGTGGAGGAAATTGGCCGACTTGGGCCTGCCTGCTTCTGGAACTGGCAGGAGGCCTCTGAGGTCATAGATCGAAACTTCCTAGTAGCTGAAGACTTTGATGACTTGGCACCCAGGAGCTTCACCGACCCCATCCGACGACTCAAATATAAGATTGAAAAGGCAACTTCAAGAAAGCCTTCACAAGAGGGTGAGGTAGAGGAGGAAACTGGAGACAGGGAGATGTTCTGA
- the NXNL1 gene encoding nucleoredoxin-like protein 1 isoform X2 has protein sequence MSSLFTGKVLIRNNSEGDEVDTEQELSLRLDNRVLLLYFGAGGCPRCQAFAPILKDFFVKLTDEFYVDRASQIALVYISQDQTEEQQDTFLKDMPKKWLFLPFQDELKRDLGQMFAVDHIPTVIVLKPSGEMVTRDAVEEIGRLGPACFWNWQEASEVIDRNFLVAEDFDDLAPRSFTDPIRRLKYKIEKATSRKPSQEGEFLNVSIFSFAPLKLSKNIEFRLPEMPYRLEAS, from the exons ATGTCCTCTCTCTTCACTGGAAAAGTTCTGATAAGGAACAACAGTGAGGGGGATGAGGTGGACACAGAGCAGGAGCTAAGCCTCAGGCTGGACAACAGGGTGCTACTGCTATATTTTGGGGCTGGGGGGTGCCCTCGATGCCAGGCCTTTGCCCCTATCCTCAAAGATTTCTTTGTGAAGCTCACGGATGAGTTCTATGTGGACAGGGCCTCACAGATTGCACTGGTATACATCTCCCAGGACCAGACTGAAGAGCAACAGGACACATTCCTCAAGGATATGCCCAAGAAGTGGTTGTTCCTGCCATTCCAGGATGAACTGAAAAG GGATCTTGGGCAGATGTTTGCTGTAGACCACATCCCCACGGTAATTGTGCTGAAACCTAGTGGCGAGATGGTCACCAGGGATGCTGTGGAGGAAATTGGCCGACTTGGGCCTGCCTGCTTCTGGAACTGGCAGGAGGCCTCTGAGGTCATAGATCGAAACTTCCTAGTAGCTGAAGACTTTGATGACTTGGCACCCAGGAGCTTCACCGACCCCATCCGACGACTCAAATATAAGATTGAAAAGGCAACTTCAAGAAAGCCTTCACAAGAGGGTGAG TTCCTCAAtgtctccattttttcctttgctcCTTTAAAGTTGAGTAAGAATATAGAATTCAGGTTACCCGAGATGCCATATAGACTAGAAGCCTCATAG
- the MVB12A gene encoding multivesicular body subunit 12A, whose translation MDPGAAPDGAPITGLAWVLASAAPPRGYSAITSTVEGTPANFGKGFAQKSGYFLCLSPGESGPGSGTSSETLQENVVTDIQILNEKTPLPVGFIYISEFLDAKASVSKKKRVCMKLVPLGVADTAVFDVRLSGKSKVVAGYMRVGEIGGFAVWCKKGKVSKPKPLPKPRSISLEMGGLSLDKSSDSSEKLSTLSSRQGTIRRSDSIYEASSLYGISAMDGVPFILHPKFEGKDNGPMGFSAFADLTIKSLADIEEEYNYGFVVERTAAARLPPSVC comes from the exons ATGGATCCCGGGGCCGCCCCCGACGGGGCCCCGATAACCGGCTTGGCCTGGGTTTTGGCATCGGCTGCCCCGCCCCGGGGTTACAGTGCG ATCACAAGCACAGTGGAGGGGACGCCCGCCAACTTTGGAAAGGGATTTGCACAAAAGTCTGGCTACTTCCTGTGCCTCAGTCCTGGGGAATCTGGGCCTGGCAGTGGCACCAGCAGTGAG ACTCTCCAGGAAAATGTGGTCACAGATATCCAGATCCTAAATGAGAAAACACCTCTTCCTGTGGGCTTCATCTATATCAGCGAGTTCCTAGATGCCA AGGCatcagtatcaaaaaagaaaCGGGTCTGCATGAAGCTAGTCCCCCTTGGAGTGGCAGATACGGCTGTGTTTGATGTCCGGCTGAGTGGCAAGAGCAAAGTGGTGGCAGGATACATGCGTGTTGG ggaaatAGGTGGCTTTGCAGTTTGGTGTAAGAAAGGTAAAGTCTCCAAGCCCAAGCCCCTTCCTAAGCCTCGGAGCATCAGTTTGGAGATGGGAGGCCTTTCCCTGGATAAATCCAG TGACAGCTCGGAGAAGCTATCCACATTGAGCTCAAGACAAGGAACCATCAGGAGGAGTGATTCCATCTATGAGGCTTCTAGTCTATATGGCATCTCGG CCATGGATGGGGTTCCCTTCATTTTACACCCCAAGTTTGAAGGCAAAGACAATGGTCCAATG GGCTTCTCTGCTTTTGCAGACCTGACTATCAAATCTCTGGCTGACATCGAGGAGGAG TACAACTATGGCTTTGTGGTGGAGAGGACAGCGGCAGCTCGCCTGCCTCCCAGTGTCTGTTAG